The proteins below come from a single Chryseobacterium nepalense genomic window:
- a CDS encoding OmpA family protein, producing MKLSLLLLAAMPVAMYAQDSIAVTSNDMYPNTFTSGSAHVQTFNNASRRFNDWSVSIGGGAAFMVHSDLKSITDQKINWGYNSYISLDKQISHAFGISLIYQKGETTQKAQLEGAAGIAAGIGEAKTKYNQIALMGDVNFSNLLRRVDNHSPYRWAMHGYAGIGIMSYNTSLHDNNEFRWSTVPARIPLFINQKLDINSIYYQLGLGIKYNVSRLIDLEARTMYVISGDDEFDGGGNAGPADYDPSSKVSKYNMINKRRSDNAWTVNLGLSFKLGKHMTHLAWHDPLQEAYYRAYILENKSPELIVCEKGDADNDGVCDDWDRQPDTPAGARVDGAGVALDIDMDGVIDLNDKCVTVPGTVENQGCPTNK from the coding sequence ATGAAATTAAGTTTATTGTTATTGGCTGCAATGCCTGTTGCAATGTATGCGCAGGATAGTATTGCTGTCACATCAAATGATATGTATCCTAATACATTTACTTCGGGTTCTGCTCATGTACAAACCTTCAACAATGCATCCAGACGATTTAATGACTGGTCTGTATCAATTGGTGGAGGTGCTGCATTTATGGTTCACTCAGACCTTAAATCTATTACAGATCAAAAGATTAACTGGGGCTATAATTCGTATATAAGCCTGGACAAACAGATCTCTCATGCTTTCGGAATAAGTCTTATTTACCAAAAAGGTGAAACCACGCAGAAAGCACAACTGGAAGGAGCCGCAGGTATCGCTGCGGGAATAGGGGAAGCAAAAACGAAATATAATCAGATTGCTTTAATGGGTGATGTTAATTTTTCAAATCTTTTAAGAAGAGTAGACAATCATTCTCCCTACAGATGGGCTATGCATGGATATGCAGGTATCGGTATCATGAGCTACAATACTTCCCTGCATGATAATAATGAATTCAGATGGAGTACCGTCCCCGCAAGAATTCCTTTATTTATCAATCAGAAACTGGATATAAATTCCATTTACTATCAATTGGGGCTTGGAATAAAATATAATGTCTCCAGGCTTATTGATCTTGAAGCAAGAACCATGTATGTCATTAGTGGTGACGATGAGTTTGACGGCGGAGGAAATGCAGGACCGGCAGACTATGACCCGAGTTCTAAAGTTTCTAAATACAACATGATCAATAAAAGAAGATCAGACAATGCATGGACCGTAAATCTCGGACTCTCTTTCAAATTAGGAAAACATATGACTCATCTCGCATGGCATGATCCTCTGCAGGAAGCGTACTACAGAGCCTATATTCTGGAAAATAAAAGTCCGGAGCTTATCGTATGCGAAAAAGGAGATGCAGATAATGACGGTGTGTGCGACGATTGGGACAGACAGCCTGACACTCCTGCAGGAGCAAGGGTAGATGGAGCTGGCGTTGCTTTGGATATCGATATGGACGGCGTTATAGACCTGAATGATAAATGTGTTACCGTTCCCGGAACCGTTGAGAACCAAGGTTGCCCAACAAATAAATAA
- the folK gene encoding 2-amino-4-hydroxy-6-hydroxymethyldihydropteridine diphosphokinase — protein MSQHKVVLLLGSNLGDQKKNLQTALDKIKQAGNEIFKVSDFLTSEAVEFASSNIFCNIASIIFTHLSPFQLLTLVKSIEAEMGRTDDSAVTGGHTDRVIDIDIVTFNEIKFISERLKIPHQKHLSEREFSRILLKDFI, from the coding sequence ATGTCGCAACATAAAGTCGTTTTGTTACTTGGAAGTAATCTCGGGGATCAAAAAAAAAATCTGCAGACTGCCCTGGACAAAATAAAACAGGCAGGAAATGAAATATTTAAAGTAAGTGATTTTTTAACATCCGAAGCCGTGGAATTTGCCAGTTCCAATATTTTTTGTAATATTGCATCAATAATATTCACACATCTTTCACCATTTCAGCTCCTTACTCTTGTAAAAAGTATTGAAGCGGAAATGGGGCGAACAGACGATTCTGCTGTAACCGGCGGTCATACCGACAGAGTTATTGATATTGACATCGTTACGTTCAATGAGATAAAGTTTATATCAGAAAGGTTAAAAATCCCTCATCAAAAACATCTTTCTGAAAGAGAATTTTCAAGAATATTATTAAAAGATTTTATCTAA
- the sppA gene encoding signal peptide peptidase SppA, with amino-acid sequence MKSFFKNVLANIVAIVILCVVFFFFFIIMLVFSAMGSEKSVVVKKNSVLTINLKTNIIDSPTEEQTGLFNISEQNKNVLIYDAVEAIRKAKTDDNIKGISIEADNLNAGVTQIDDLRDAIADFKKSGKFVYAYGNAVSQASYYLGSVADQYYLNPAGMIELKGLATEVTFFKDFADKYGIGIEVIRHGKFKSAVEPFLRNDISPENKEQLSTLLNDIWKNTSSKMAASRKIDTAAFRMVVDSLYGMIPELGLRYKLADKLIQKTEYDQLIKSKLNVKDDEKLNKISLGKYIASYSDNEKSGDKVAVLYASGSIYGGDEYNDIHSEKYIKYIKDLQNNDKVKAVVFRINSPGGSANASDEILFELQQLKKKKPLIVSFGDYAASGGYYIAMAADKIYSEPNTLTGSIGVFGVIPYFKDIANKNGIRSDIVSTNANSQYYSSLNGVTPYGVNLITRSVEGTYKRFVYFVTQNRKQTFEQIDNIGGGRVWSGTRAKQIGLVDELGTLNDAVKFAAQKAGLKSYGIASYPKSMTPFEQIFNDLNQDEISARVIKNKIGKSNYEILQQVTEKRKLQSEIKMEMPYQIKIN; translated from the coding sequence ATGAAAAGCTTTTTTAAAAATGTACTGGCAAATATAGTGGCTATCGTCATATTATGTGTCGTGTTTTTCTTCTTTTTCATCATAATGCTGGTCTTTAGCGCTATGGGTAGTGAAAAGTCTGTAGTTGTAAAAAAGAATTCCGTACTTACAATTAATCTGAAAACCAATATTATTGACAGTCCTACTGAAGAACAGACGGGATTGTTTAATATCAGCGAACAGAACAAAAATGTTTTGATTTATGATGCAGTTGAGGCGATTCGTAAAGCCAAAACAGATGATAATATTAAAGGAATCAGTATTGAAGCGGATAATCTGAACGCCGGTGTCACCCAGATCGATGATCTGAGAGATGCTATCGCAGATTTTAAGAAAAGCGGAAAGTTTGTGTATGCGTATGGAAATGCTGTTTCCCAGGCTTCTTATTATTTAGGGTCTGTTGCAGATCAGTACTATCTGAATCCGGCAGGTATGATCGAACTTAAAGGTCTGGCTACCGAAGTAACCTTTTTTAAAGATTTTGCAGATAAATACGGTATCGGTATTGAGGTAATCCGCCACGGAAAATTCAAATCTGCTGTTGAACCATTCCTGAGAAATGATATTTCTCCTGAGAATAAAGAGCAGCTCAGTACTCTTTTGAACGATATATGGAAAAATACATCTTCCAAGATGGCTGCTTCCAGAAAAATTGATACGGCTGCCTTCAGAATGGTAGTAGACAGCCTTTATGGAATGATTCCTGAATTGGGACTTCGATACAAGCTTGCAGATAAGCTGATCCAGAAAACTGAATATGATCAGTTAATCAAATCAAAATTAAACGTAAAGGATGATGAAAAATTAAATAAAATTTCCTTAGGAAAATATATTGCTTCATATTCCGATAATGAAAAGTCTGGAGATAAAGTTGCCGTTTTATATGCTTCGGGATCAATTTATGGAGGAGACGAATATAATGATATCCATTCTGAAAAATATATTAAATACATTAAAGATCTTCAGAATAATGATAAAGTGAAAGCTGTGGTGTTTAGAATTAACTCTCCGGGAGGAAGTGCCAATGCTTCTGATGAAATTCTTTTTGAGCTTCAGCAGTTAAAAAAGAAAAAGCCGCTTATTGTTTCTTTTGGGGATTATGCAGCTTCCGGTGGTTATTACATCGCGATGGCGGCGGATAAAATTTATTCTGAGCCTAATACATTGACGGGATCAATAGGTGTTTTCGGTGTTATTCCTTATTTTAAAGATATTGCTAATAAAAACGGGATCCGTTCTGATATTGTTTCAACGAATGCCAATTCTCAGTATTATTCTTCTTTAAATGGAGTCACCCCTTACGGAGTAAATCTTATTACAAGAAGTGTTGAGGGTACCTATAAAAGATTTGTATATTTTGTAACGCAGAACAGAAAACAAACTTTTGAACAGATTGATAATATTGGAGGAGGAAGAGTGTGGAGCGGAACAAGGGCTAAACAAATAGGACTTGTAGATGAATTGGGAACATTAAATGATGCGGTAAAATTTGCCGCACAGAAAGCGGGATTGAAATCGTATGGTATTGCTTCATATCCTAAAAGCATGACTCCTTTTGAACAGATATTTAATGATCTGAATCAAGATGAAATTTCGGCAAGAGTGATCAAAAATAAGATTGGAAAATCAAACTATGAAATCCTTCAGCAGGTTACAGAAAAGAGAAAACTGCAGTCCGAAATAAAAATGGAAATGCCTTATCAGATTAAAATTAACTAA
- a CDS encoding GlsB/YeaQ/YmgE family stress response membrane protein, giving the protein MGFLTWIIFGLLAGALAKAIMPGKQGGGMLITMILGIIGAFIGGAIGVYVLHWGDVDSFWNFRSWILAIGGALIVLWIYAMLTRETRA; this is encoded by the coding sequence ATGGGATTTTTAACATGGATTATTTTCGGACTACTGGCCGGAGCACTAGCTAAAGCGATAATGCCAGGGAAACAGGGAGGCGGAATGCTTATTACAATGATTCTGGGTATTATTGGAGCTTTTATAGGAGGAGCAATAGGCGTATATGTGCTTCATTGGGGAGATGTAGATTCTTTCTGGAATTTCAGAAGCTGGATCTTAGCCATCGGAGGCGCTTTAATTGTTCTCTGGATTTACGCAATGCTTACACGGGAAACCAGGGCTTAG
- the ftsY gene encoding signal recognition particle-docking protein FtsY, producing the protein MSWFKKIFKKEEKETLDKGLEKSSQGFFEKMTKAVVGKSKVDDEVLDDLEEILIASDVGASTTIKIIERIEERVARDKYVSVNELDKILREEISGLLLENPHAGTGNIDTSKKPYVIMVVGVNGVGKTTTIGKLAHQFTSEGKKVVLGAADTFRAAAVDQLVIWSERVGVPIVKQEMGSDPASVAFDTVQSAVAQNADVVIIDTAGRLHNKINLMNELSKIKRVMQKVIPDAPHEVLLVLDGSTGQNAFEQAKQFTAATEVNALAVTKLDGTAKGGVVIGISDQFQIPVKYIGVGEKMQDLQLFNGTEFVDSFFKKR; encoded by the coding sequence ATGAGTTGGTTTAAAAAAATTTTTAAAAAAGAAGAGAAAGAAACCTTAGACAAAGGATTGGAAAAATCCAGCCAGGGCTTTTTCGAAAAAATGACGAAAGCCGTAGTCGGTAAAAGCAAAGTAGACGATGAGGTTCTGGATGACCTTGAAGAAATACTTATTGCCTCTGATGTCGGCGCCTCTACCACCATCAAAATCATAGAAAGAATTGAAGAGCGTGTCGCAAGAGACAAATACGTAAGCGTAAATGAACTGGACAAAATTCTCCGTGAAGAAATCTCAGGATTACTGCTGGAAAACCCTCACGCAGGAACAGGAAATATAGATACTTCCAAAAAACCTTACGTAATAATGGTGGTGGGAGTAAATGGTGTAGGAAAAACAACCACTATAGGTAAACTGGCTCATCAATTCACATCAGAAGGTAAGAAAGTGGTATTGGGAGCTGCAGATACATTCCGCGCTGCCGCAGTAGATCAGCTGGTGATCTGGAGCGAGAGAGTGGGCGTTCCTATCGTAAAACAGGAAATGGGATCAGATCCAGCTTCCGTGGCCTTTGACACCGTACAAAGTGCCGTTGCCCAAAATGCGGACGTTGTAATCATTGATACAGCGGGAAGGCTTCATAACAAAATCAACCTGATGAATGAACTTTCCAAAATTAAACGAGTAATGCAAAAAGTTATTCCTGATGCGCCACACGAGGTTTTACTCGTTCTCGACGGCTCTACGGGACAGAACGCTTTTGAGCAGGCCAAACAATTCACTGCCGCTACAGAAGTAAATGCTTTAGCAGTAACCAAATTGGACGGAACAGCAAAAGGAGGAGTTGTAATTGGTATTTCGGATCAGTTCCAGATTCCGGTGAAATATATAGGGGTCGGTGAAAAGATGCAGGACCTGCAATTATTTAATGGTACAGAGTTTGTAGATTCATTTTTCAAGAAGAGATGA
- a CDS encoding DUF4295 domain-containing protein yields the protein MAKKVVATLQSGQSKKMTKVVKMVKSSKSGAYVFEEKVMNADEVDGYLKK from the coding sequence ATGGCAAAGAAAGTAGTAGCAACCCTACAAAGCGGTCAGTCTAAAAAAATGACCAAAGTGGTGAAAATGGTTAAGTCTTCCAAGTCAGGAGCTTACGTTTTCGAAGAAAAAGTAATGAATGCAGACGAAGTAGACGGTTATTTGAAAAAATAA
- the rpmG gene encoding 50S ribosomal protein L33: MAKKGNRVQVILECTEHKESGMPGMSRYISTKNKKNTTERLELKKYNPVLKKVTVHKEIK, translated from the coding sequence ATGGCAAAAAAAGGAAACAGAGTTCAAGTAATCCTTGAATGTACAGAGCATAAAGAAAGCGGTATGCCAGGAATGTCGAGATACATTTCTACAAAGAATAAAAAGAACACCACTGAAAGACTGGAGTTGAAAAAATACAACCCGGTTCTTAAGAAAGTAACTGTTCACAAAGAAATCAAGTAA
- the rpmB gene encoding 50S ribosomal protein L28, which yields MSRICQITGKRAMVGNNVSHANNKTKRRFEINLLEKKFYLPEQDKHVTLKVSAHGLRVINKIGIEEALERATRNGLIKK from the coding sequence ATGTCAAGAATTTGCCAAATAACAGGAAAGCGTGCAATGGTTGGTAACAACGTTTCTCACGCTAATAACAAAACGAAGCGTCGTTTTGAAATTAACTTATTGGAGAAGAAGTTTTACCTTCCGGAGCAAGATAAGCACGTAACACTGAAAGTATCAGCTCATGGATTGAGAGTGATTAACAAGATTGGAATCGAGGAAGCTCTTGAAAGAGCAACTAGAAACGGATTGATTAAAAAGTAA
- the lnt gene encoding apolipoprotein N-acyltransferase: protein MKYVLLTLISAMLLSISWPTYGVPFFIFFALVPLLMMEHGVSKFSDFKRKSWVVFGLSYVCFIIWNAVTTGWLYGAKNPDGSHSILAVLFPVLVNSLLYSLVFQCYHWYKNAQGTYWGLAFLVAIWMSFEKFHLGWEFTWPWLNLGNVFSEYPKVIQWYDTLGATGGSFWILLINVLIFYTVRIWQAGRKRKDLIKNTSIVAVLIIVPMIISVVQYNNFNKKPTGSVNVLMLQPDLDPYAEKYSKDSLIIENDLLDLAEKNSKGKIDYYIAPETALPGRGSISERGFEKSVILNNLKTFLSKHPGSVFATGISSHKFYTSEENLPKEAYQLNPGLWVESFNSAVQVIPNRKVEVYHKGKLVPGVEIFPYMSYLKPILGDAMLNLGGTVASLGTDKERMAFANPFNKGKMAPIICYESIYGEFTGEYVKKGANFLGIMTNDSWWGVSEGHRQLLSYAKLRAIETRREIARAANSGISAHIDARGEIIEDTFYGDKTALFAKIQLYDEMSFYTRAGDLLSRFSIFALGFLLFYFLITRFQEKTRKGRAA from the coding sequence ATGAAATACGTTTTACTTACGCTCATTTCAGCGATGCTATTATCCATTTCGTGGCCTACTTACGGAGTTCCTTTTTTTATATTTTTCGCATTGGTACCGCTTCTGATGATGGAGCATGGTGTTTCTAAATTTTCAGACTTTAAGAGAAAAAGCTGGGTAGTTTTCGGACTGTCTTATGTATGTTTTATTATCTGGAATGCGGTGACTACCGGCTGGCTGTACGGAGCAAAAAATCCGGATGGAAGCCATTCGATATTGGCTGTTTTATTCCCGGTATTGGTTAATTCGCTTCTTTATTCTTTGGTATTTCAGTGTTATCACTGGTATAAAAATGCACAGGGGACATATTGGGGACTGGCCTTTCTGGTAGCCATCTGGATGAGTTTCGAAAAATTCCACTTGGGATGGGAATTTACCTGGCCCTGGCTGAATCTCGGCAACGTATTTTCAGAGTACCCCAAGGTGATTCAATGGTATGATACACTGGGTGCTACTGGTGGAAGCTTCTGGATCTTACTGATCAATGTTTTGATCTTTTATACGGTGAGAATCTGGCAAGCCGGAAGAAAAAGAAAAGACCTTATTAAAAATACTTCAATTGTTGCGGTTCTGATTATCGTACCGATGATTATTTCGGTTGTACAGTATAATAATTTTAATAAAAAACCAACCGGCAGCGTAAATGTATTAATGCTTCAGCCAGACCTTGATCCTTATGCTGAAAAATATTCCAAAGACAGCCTTATTATAGAAAATGATCTTTTGGATCTGGCCGAAAAAAATTCAAAAGGGAAAATAGATTATTATATTGCTCCCGAAACCGCACTTCCGGGCAGAGGTTCAATTTCCGAGCGTGGTTTTGAGAAAAGTGTTATCCTGAACAATCTTAAAACGTTTTTATCTAAACATCCAGGGTCTGTATTTGCCACAGGAATTTCTTCACACAAATTTTATACTTCCGAAGAAAATCTTCCAAAAGAAGCATATCAGCTAAATCCCGGGCTTTGGGTTGAAAGTTTTAATTCTGCCGTTCAGGTTATTCCTAACCGAAAAGTTGAAGTATATCACAAAGGAAAGCTGGTTCCCGGCGTTGAGATTTTCCCTTATATGAGCTATCTGAAGCCTATTTTAGGTGATGCGATGCTTAACCTGGGAGGAACTGTTGCTTCCCTTGGCACAGACAAAGAAAGAATGGCATTTGCCAATCCTTTCAACAAAGGCAAAATGGCGCCTATCATCTGCTATGAAAGTATTTACGGAGAGTTTACCGGAGAATATGTAAAAAAGGGAGCCAACTTCTTAGGGATTATGACGAATGATTCATGGTGGGGTGTTTCAGAAGGACACCGTCAACTTCTGTCTTATGCAAAACTTCGTGCGATAGAAACCAGAAGAGAAATTGCAAGAGCTGCCAACAGCGGAATTTCGGCTCATATTGACGCCAGAGGAGAGATTATTGAAGATACTTTTTACGGAGACAAAACAGCCTTATTTGCAAAAATACAACTGTATGATGAGATGTCTTTCTATACTAGAGCGGGAGATTTGCTTTCCCGGTTTTCAATTTTTGCCCTGGGCTTTTTATTATTTTATTTTTTAATAACCCGATTTCAGGAAAAAACCAGGAAAGGTCGTGCAGCGTAA
- the proC gene encoding pyrroline-5-carboxylate reductase: protein MKIAILGAGNMGLSFSKSFLKYELIKPENLHLITRDNSKFSKISEEFPKSKISTFDEVTELNADLIIIAVKPQDFKHVAENIRFKLVENQMVLSIMAGIKIEKIQQLLNHPLIVRAMPNSPTLLGMGITGYTAAAGISFSQLIAIERLLNSTGRSVYLENEELLDAVTALSGSGPAYFYYIVDAMIKAGVEMGIDENLSKLFVNQTMLGAYHLINNSDKNLEELIKDVASKGGTTEAALKTFNENNLKQILKTGILNAEKRAKELNG, encoded by the coding sequence ATGAAAATCGCTATTCTCGGGGCCGGAAACATGGGGCTCTCCTTTTCAAAATCGTTTCTGAAATATGAACTGATAAAGCCGGAAAATCTTCATTTAATCACAAGAGACAACTCAAAGTTCTCAAAAATATCGGAAGAATTTCCAAAATCTAAGATTTCGACTTTTGATGAAGTCACAGAATTGAATGCAGATTTAATTATCATTGCTGTAAAACCTCAGGATTTCAAGCATGTTGCCGAAAATATCAGATTTAAACTCGTGGAAAATCAGATGGTTTTATCGATTATGGCAGGAATTAAAATCGAAAAAATCCAACAATTACTTAATCATCCTCTGATAGTAAGAGCAATGCCCAATTCCCCTACGCTGCTCGGAATGGGAATTACCGGTTATACTGCAGCGGCAGGAATTTCCTTCAGCCAGCTCATTGCTATTGAAAGACTGCTAAACTCAACTGGAAGATCCGTTTACCTGGAAAATGAAGAATTGCTTGACGCTGTAACTGCACTTTCCGGAAGTGGCCCCGCCTATTTTTATTACATTGTAGATGCGATGATTAAAGCGGGAGTTGAAATGGGAATTGATGAAAACCTTTCAAAACTTTTCGTAAACCAAACTATGCTCGGAGCTTATCACCTGATTAATAATTCTGATAAAAATTTAGAAGAACTCATTAAAGATGTCGCATCAAAAGGCGGCACAACAGAAGCTGCCTTGAAAACTTTTAACGAAAATAATTTAAAGCAAATCCTGAAAACAGGCATTCTGAACGCGGAAAAACGTGCTAAGGAGCTGAATGGCTAA
- the murB gene encoding UDP-N-acetylmuramate dehydrogenase: MQMQENFSLKAHNTFGVDAKARYFTEVHSTEELIEAFNYSKTGTLPLLFLGGGSNILLTKDFEGLAIKLNLKGIHEDILNEDEVLVTAKAGENWHEFVIFCLEKNYGGLENLSLIPGNVGTSPMQNIGAYGTEIKDIFVNCTVLNLENLQLETFNLEQCRFGYRDSVFKQEGKGKYVILDVAFKLTRKNHHIKTEYGAIQAELEHLGIEKPTIQDVSRAVINIRQSKLPDPKKIGNAGSFFKNPTISLSQFEQLKENFPQIPGYANGDFVKVPAGWLIEQCGWKGKQIGNVASHQLQALVIINATGKATGQEIFDFSTEIINSVNEKFGIELEREVNII; the protein is encoded by the coding sequence ATCCAAATGCAGGAAAATTTTTCACTCAAGGCACACAACACATTTGGCGTGGATGCAAAAGCGAGATATTTCACGGAAGTACATTCTACCGAAGAATTAATTGAAGCGTTCAACTATTCCAAAACAGGTACTTTACCTCTTCTATTTTTAGGTGGAGGAAGCAATATTCTTCTGACAAAAGATTTTGAAGGATTAGCCATTAAGCTTAATCTAAAAGGTATTCACGAAGATATCCTCAATGAGGATGAAGTATTGGTTACGGCAAAAGCAGGTGAAAACTGGCACGAATTCGTGATTTTCTGCCTTGAAAAGAATTATGGCGGACTGGAAAATCTTTCCCTGATTCCCGGTAATGTAGGAACATCACCCATGCAGAACATCGGAGCTTACGGCACGGAAATCAAAGATATTTTTGTAAACTGTACCGTTCTAAACCTTGAAAACCTGCAGCTTGAAACTTTCAACCTGGAGCAATGCAGATTCGGGTACAGAGATTCTGTTTTCAAGCAGGAGGGAAAAGGAAAGTATGTAATTTTAGATGTTGCTTTTAAGCTGACCCGAAAAAATCATCATATCAAAACAGAATACGGCGCGATACAGGCTGAGCTGGAACATTTAGGAATTGAAAAACCGACCATTCAGGATGTTTCCCGCGCGGTAATCAATATCAGGCAAAGTAAACTCCCGGATCCGAAAAAAATCGGCAACGCCGGAAGTTTCTTTAAAAACCCTACCATTTCTTTATCACAATTTGAACAGTTAAAGGAAAATTTCCCACAAATTCCGGGGTATGCAAACGGAGATTTCGTTAAAGTTCCTGCTGGATGGCTTATTGAGCAATGCGGATGGAAAGGAAAACAGATAGGTAATGTGGCTTCTCATCAACTGCAGGCTCTTGTGATTATCAACGCAACCGGAAAAGCGACCGGACAGGAAATCTTCGATTTTTCAACGGAAATTATTAATTCCGTGAACGAAAAGTTCGGGATTGAATTGGAAAGAGAAGTAAATATTATTTAA
- a CDS encoding pyridoxal phosphate-dependent aminotransferase — translation MPNISNRALHMPPSPVRKLVPFALKAKQKGIKVYHLNIGQPDIETPETALNALKNIDLKVLEYALSEGNLEYRKALTDYYHSLGFNDLTTDNFIVTNGGSEALNFAISTLCDDGDEVIIPEPYYANYNGFTSTFNVNVVAVPSTIDTGFALPPIEEFEKKITEKTRAIVICNPGNPTGYLYTREELQKLAEIALKYDIVVISDEVYREYVYDGKQQVSMFAFPELAENCIIIDSESKRYSMCGVRIGCMITRSKKIHDAAMLFAQARLSPVLLGQIAATAAHQNDGAYIRAVREEYTHRRNVLVDALNAIPGVICPKPKGAFYCVAELPVDDTEKFAQWLLEKYSNQNETIMVAPAGGFYSNPELGKKQVRIAYVLKEEDLKRSAAILKDALDQYKLEFSL, via the coding sequence ATGCCGAATATTTCAAACAGAGCACTGCACATGCCGCCTTCGCCGGTAAGAAAACTGGTTCCATTTGCCCTGAAAGCAAAGCAGAAAGGAATAAAAGTCTATCACCTGAATATCGGGCAACCTGACATCGAAACCCCGGAAACAGCACTGAATGCTTTAAAAAATATTGATCTCAAAGTTTTGGAATATGCTCTTTCAGAAGGTAATTTAGAGTATAGAAAAGCCTTAACAGATTATTATCATTCATTGGGATTTAATGACCTTACAACAGATAATTTCATTGTTACCAACGGAGGATCGGAAGCTTTGAATTTCGCCATTTCAACTTTGTGTGACGACGGTGATGAGGTGATTATCCCTGAACCGTATTACGCTAATTACAATGGTTTTACAAGCACCTTCAATGTAAATGTTGTTGCCGTTCCTTCAACCATAGATACAGGATTTGCACTTCCTCCGATTGAAGAATTTGAGAAAAAAATTACAGAAAAAACAAGAGCTATCGTTATTTGTAACCCTGGAAATCCTACCGGTTACCTATATACCCGTGAGGAACTTCAGAAATTGGCAGAAATTGCTCTTAAATATGACATCGTGGTGATTTCAGATGAAGTGTACAGAGAATATGTATATGACGGGAAGCAGCAGGTTTCTATGTTTGCTTTTCCTGAACTGGCGGAAAACTGCATCATTATTGATTCCGAATCGAAACGTTATTCTATGTGCGGTGTGAGAATCGGGTGTATGATTACCCGTTCAAAGAAAATCCACGACGCGGCCATGCTTTTTGCACAGGCCAGATTAAGCCCTGTCCTATTAGGACAAATTGCAGCCACTGCAGCACACCAGAATGACGGAGCGTACATCAGAGCCGTGAGGGAAGAATATACCCACCGAAGAAATGTATTGGTTGATGCTTTAAACGCTATTCCGGGGGTAATCTGCCCGAAACCGAAAGGGGCTTTCTATTGCGTTGCAGAGCTTCCTGTAGACGATACCGAGAAATTCGCGCAATGGCTTCTTGAAAAATATTCCAACCAGAACGAAACGATTATGGTAGCTCCGGCGGGAGGTTTCTACAGCAATCCGGAACTGGGAAAAAAGCAGGTAAGAATTGCTTATGTTTTAAAAGAAGAAGATCTGAAAAGAAGTGCAGCTATTTTAAAAGATGCACTTGATCAATATAAATTAGAGTTCAGTCTTTAA
- a CDS encoding DUF1801 domain-containing protein → MQIESISIDDYISKIPEERQEVFRKLFNTISDNLPEGFSQSSSYGMIGWGVPLETYPAGYHCAPGTPLPFISIASQKNFIAFYHMGMYAKPDLLDWFLEEFPKYSKRKLDMGKSCVRFKKMDDIPFELIAEVSKKMTVQDWIDCYEANFKK, encoded by the coding sequence ATGCAGATAGAATCCATTTCAATAGATGATTATATTTCAAAGATCCCTGAAGAAAGACAGGAGGTTTTCAGAAAGCTTTTTAACACCATCAGCGACAATTTACCGGAAGGTTTTTCGCAAAGCAGCAGCTACGGAATGATTGGATGGGGAGTTCCACTGGAAACATATCCGGCAGGTTATCATTGTGCTCCGGGAACGCCTTTGCCTTTCATCAGTATTGCTTCACAGAAGAATTTTATTGCATTTTACCATATGGGAATGTATGCAAAACCTGATCTGTTGGATTGGTTCTTGGAAGAATTTCCCAAATATTCTAAAAGAAAACTGGATATGGGAAAATCTTGTGTGCGTTTCAAAAAAATGGATGATATTCCCTTTGAATTAATCGCTGAAGTAAGTAAAAAAATGACGGTTCAGGATTGGATCGATTGTTATGAAGCAAATTTTAAAAAGTAA